The following DNA comes from Brassica oleracea var. oleracea cultivar TO1000 chromosome C5, BOL, whole genome shotgun sequence.
GGGCCTTAATACCAATGCTGGATTGTATCATCAGGACATTCTCTGATTGGTTTAATCAACATCGGAAGGATGATGTTTCTGGATCAAGCGATACCAAACTGGTGCCTCTGGTTGAGAATACTTGCACGATATATGGCATGTTGCACGAACGCTGCCTGTGCGGGAGCTTAATAGTTATGACCTTGAGTACGAGATCACCGACACTGAAGGGAGGATGTTTTCGGCGAACTTGGTTGCAAAAACTTGTACTTTGCAAGGTGTGGGATTATGAGAAATTTCCTTGTCTGCACGGACTGGCTGCTTACATATATTCAGTAAGAACGTTGATTGCGGCGTTGGCAGGCGGCGTGATATACATATAGTATATCATGAGCTGTGCTCAAAATACTACTGGACAGAACTTTGGGCATTGGCGTATTCGAGGACACTTTATGTTGTGCCCGACATGTGTTCTTGGAATGTACCGGATCACATCAAGGAGCTGAAGATCATACCTCCGGATTGCATCACCTGGAAGAGGATACAAAGAGTTAAAAGGCATTCTTCTTGTGGAAAAATGCGTAAAAGGACCCAGAACAAAAGGTGGGCAAGGCAAAACTTTTGTTTTAATTGGTTGTTATTTGGAAATGGTGGTCCTCCCCCTGCATGAAGTTGTTTGTTTGTCTTGTGTTTGTTTCTGACAACTGCGTAAAACTTGGCTATTATACCTCTCTTATTTGTTTTTAAATGACATTAGTATTATCTAATATCTAAACTCGGTTATCATAGTTTTACATTTGAGTTCTCAACAATAACTTATCGTCCAAAAAACTGTGATAATTGTAATTGAAAAATTAAGAAATGTATATATGCATTATAAAACCTTACCACTCCAATCACACTTTTGTCATGAATAACTACATAGAAATGAGATGTTCGAGTTATATGTATTTGCAAATTATTATTGTATACAACAATATAAGTACCATTTTAGAAAACAATATTGGAGAGTAAAGCTAAAATATCTGATTATACTGATTAGTAAAATTAAATAAATTACAAACCAACAAAAGTATAAGTATGACCAAACTTCGTATAACTAGTATCTTTTGTATAACTAAGAACAAATCGAGTGGAGGGAAATGAAAATTGTTTTCCTGCTTAAACACTTAAAACATTTGTTTCTTTTTATTTTTCCTAAATCGAAATCACTGTCTCCCCAATCCCAACCGGAACATCTCACTTTTTCTTATCTATCTGTCTCTCTTGGAATTCCCTCTCTAACAAAAGAATCCAGCTTTCTCTTGTTTTCGCTGGATCATGACGCATCCAGACGAGGAGTACCATGACATGAAGGAAGCGAAAAGAGAAAACGATATGCGTGGGTACATCAACGACGCCCATCACGGGATTCTGACCAGATGTTTCTGTGGAGAAAGAATCGTCAACAAGTTTTCTCCGGCTATAAAGTTTCCCGGTGACTTTGATACTCTACCTAGAAGGAGGTACTTCACTTGCGCCAAGTTTGAGGTACATTTCATCTAATTAGGGTTTTGATTTTATTTGTATGAATATGAGTGATGATTCTTTGATTGGTTTCGGTTATTAGCTAGTGTTTCAATTTGCTTTCCATATGCAGAATGATGGATTCCACTTCCGTCATTCATGGGTATTCGCCATGGAGGAAGATGTTAAGGGCTTGCTGAGTCGTGTGGATGAGATGTATGCACAGATTGACAAGCTCAAGGACCAGCTTAAGCGTGTTACCCATCCATGATAATGTTGTTCCATGTCTGCTCTGGTTCCGTCTGGTTCCTTGTTTGTTTGTCTTCTTTTTGTTCCTTGTTTGTTTAAAACTTTCCCTTGCTGGTTCCTTGTTTAAGACCTGTATTAAGACCTAATCTAATATCTATTATGTGTTAATCCTGTTGTTAACTCTTCCATGATCTATTATGAAATTCAAATTGCAACATCATGAATTTGAAATTCTAACGTCCTCAAACGATCCCGAAATTGTAACATCCACAAAACAACTTCCTAAATATCCAGAAAAAGCATAGAGTTAAAAATACTTCTACAAGCCGAAACAACAAAACAAGTTCCTTATTTTTCTTTTCTTCACTTCCTCTTCCCCTTCTCCTTCTTAGATTCCTTCACAGCGGACTCAAGCGCGCCCAACCTTTCCTCAAATTTTTCTTGCGTCTTCACCACTGCCTCTAGCTGATCTCCAATAGTTTCCAGTTTTTGGATCACATCCTCAAACAACTTCTTCTGCTCTGCCACTTCTTCCTCTCGACCAATGTCTTCAAGGACTGCCTCTTCTGCATTTACCTTTCGCGCCTCAGTGTCTTCTTCATATATGCCTTGAAAAAAGCTGGATATCCTTCACTGATACGCTTTTCCCAGCTCTCTACAGCAAGATCAGACACATCAACGTCATCCTATGGTTCTGTGAGATCGGCCAAAAGAGCCTTTTCTTCATTATTTCTGGTAGGCAGGATGCTGTGAATATCTTGTGACTAATATAAAAAAATGACCGTTATTCCAGTTTACCTCAAACAGTTTTACCAAATCATCCCAGTTTTATTCATCTTTCCGTAGTTTTCCTCAAACAGTTTTACCAAATTATCCCAGTTTCACTAATTTTTCTTAAATTCCCAATTATGAATGAAATTTGTAGGAGGAAACACTTACCTTAACACTATCCAGTTCCCGATTAACACTGGCAAGAGGATTCCCTTTCATTTCAGTTTTTTTGAACGTTGACTGGCACATCCTCGAACACTCTTCATCAAGTTCTTCAACTGGTTGTCTAAACCTCATTCCCAACTTAGGAATTGCCTCGAAAGCGAAAAGCTACACAAACAACATTTTTAAAGAGTTAACAATACAATAAATAACCTGACAATGTCATAATGTTCTATTTCTTACCTCTAGTGGAATACAAAAACCTGAAAGTGGCCATATATAGCGTCTTCTCTTTCACCAATCCTCCAAAATAATCCATTGTGTGCGAGATCTCTTTGACCATATAATCAAAGGAGTATCTCTCCTATGGAAACGTCTTGCAGAAGTCAAGATCATCCACATCTCTTTGAAAAAAGTCCAATACATCAGTGGCTCCTGGCCCAACTTTCGTTTGCGCACAAATAACACTTCCTAAAAAGAATAGAACCATCATCTTCAGCCTATCTCTATGGGGTCCCATTGCCACCAGCTTTGCTTTCACATCCTCCAACCTTATTGGTTCTCCCTCCTTGAAAATGACGCTTTACAAATTTCCTATCACCAAACTGCATGTATCCGAGAGGATAGTTGCGGCAGTTTAGGCATGATATCAATGTGTGTTCCCTCAGCCCATAACGGATAGGAACACCATTTACAATGAACCACACTTCTCTTCTCCTCACGACATCGGCAGTACGCAGTAACAACATCCACATTTCCTGAACCTTGTGGTTTGAGCTCTTCTTCTTTGCATTTGCGTCCAGTTTCATATGGAACAAGTGACGGAACTGTGGATGCTCCTCAAACCACCTCTTCTCCGCATTGCTTGGCTCCGGTTTCAGAGTCTTAAACGTCTGAATAACGTCTACTATCAAACACCTTGTCTCTAGCTTTATCTGTTTCTTGTACTCCGTATGATAGAAGAACATCCTACTTGGTTTGATTGCCTTGGTGGGCTCAAACTCCTGCAAGTTACATTTAGTCCTCCGTTAGTTATACAAGTAATCCAAATAGTTTACCAATTTAATATAGTATTCACTCGCATACCTACCTATTACTAATTTTATCAATTTTCTCAATGTTTCACAAAGTTATACTAATATTACGTATAGTTATACCATAATTCCTAGTTATACACATCTTTCTTTCCTTCACCAAAACATTACCAATTAAAACAAAACTACGATTCAAAATCCTAAATTGTTACCTCGTCGTTGTCGTCGTCCTCCTTCCCCTCCTCGGCCACATCCTTATCACCTTCTACTACACCTTCCAATTCCTTATCCTCTGGGACATCAGCGGATCCGACTTCATCCTCACCGTCATTCTCCTCTCCATAGGCAACCGGCTCACTCAATTTCAGAACCACCCGCCTCTTCTTCAGTTTCTTCATCAGATCCCGCATGCTCACTTGGAAGTTCCTGCTCGCTTGCGTCTTCTTCCTCCTCCTCTTTCGATGGTGATGCTCCACTAGATGAAATTGGAGAACATTTGCTCGGTTGAGACCCTTCTTTACCAACAGCTGCCGCAGCTTCCGCGAGTACATTTATCGGTTCCGACAGAACCCCATCTGTCACTGTCGTTGGCTCCTCTGACGTCTCCGTCTTCTTTTTCTTCTTTCGATTCTTCTTCTCCGCTTCGTTCGTCTGAACAATCGTCGGATTCTCCTTCCTCTTACCCCGTCTTGTTTCAACCATCTCGATTCACCTCTCTCTCGATGATTCTCTTTTCCAACTAAGAGAGGATTTTGGGAGAAATCGATTTGCCTTTGTGCAAATGGAATATAAAATCAGGGTTCTTTACTCAATTTAATTTGGGAATTTAGATTAACGGGGATGGAATCGGTCTGTTTTTCGAATTCCGTCTGGTTTCCTTCGGTTTAAAAATAACTAACAGTTTTTGTTTGGTTTGGGTCACAGTACGAATTATGTCTAATTGGAACCGGAAAGAACTAGGTTATACTCGTAAATATCTCAATTCCTAAGGTCTTGTGGTCTTTTTAACTTACTTTTCCACTTAAACAATATTATTTTCATTCCATGTGTTATAACATGTCTTTGCTGGATTGATTCATGAGATCCAGGGGCAGGCAAGCACTTGTTCCGTTGAACTGATATCCAGCAAATAAAATAAAACTGAAGCGTGCAATTGCATATTCCAGATCTAATCTGCTATAGAAACTAGAAAAGCCGACCTTGTTGCCCCTCCTCTTACTTCTCAGCTTATGCTGGATCTCTTAAGTAGAGGCGATCTTCTTCAGAAAGATATGTACTGTAAAGTGGTCTCTTCGTCCTTTATATTTTGCTTTATGATTTTTTCAGTTTCAATTTCGATTTCCCCTTTTGTGTTTTGGAGGGTTTTCTTACGTGGTGGGGTTTTGTCTCTCTTTTCATTTGTTTAGTAACCAATCGATCAAAGGCTTCTTGGGATGTCAGGTGAATAGTTTTTTTTTTTTTAATAATTATGGCTCATATCAAAATGTT
Coding sequences within:
- the LOC106294416 gene encoding uncharacterized protein LOC106294416, with the protein product MYSRKLRQLLVKKGLNRANVLQFHLVEHHHRKRRRKKTQASRNFQVSMRDLMKKLKKRRVVLKLSEPVAYGEENDGEDEVGSADVPEDKELEGVVEGDKDVAEEGKEDDDNDEEFEPTKAIKPSRMFFYHTEYKKQIKLETRCLIVDVIQTFKTLKPEPSNAEKRWFEEHPQFRHLFHMKLDANAKKKSSNHKVQEMWMLLLRTADVVRRREVWFIVNGVPIRYGLREHTLISCLNCRNYPLGYMQFGDRKFVKRHFQGGRTNKVGGCESKAGGNGTP